The following coding sequences lie in one Arachis ipaensis cultivar K30076 chromosome B05, Araip1.1, whole genome shotgun sequence genomic window:
- the LOC110271912 gene encoding uncharacterized protein LOC110271912, which yields MVNLVAAHCSFLQWLMKITAGVKPYTVEIHPETHMRFWVPSYAISSPNLVSKSKKPVVVLLHGFCGDGIMTWQFQVASLSKHYAVYVPDFLFFGGSFTDSPNRSLEFQAECLAVGLGKLRVEKCVLVGFSYGGMVAFKMAEMYPDMVHGMVISGAVVAIKESIIMEIVNGVGFSSCSEMLMPSTVDGVKGLLSLGIHKNISFPNRFHNDFLKVCAQVIQQ from the coding sequence ATGGTGAACCTGGTAGCCGCTCACTGTTCTTTTCTGCAATGGCTCATGAAAATCACGGCCGGGGTGAAACCCTACACAGTAGAGATACACCCGGAAACACACATGAGATTCTGGGTTCCTTCATATGCCATCTCTAGTCCTAACCTCGTTTCCAAGTCCAAGAAGCCAGTAGTAGTTCTCCTCCACGGCTTCTGCGGAGATGGAATCATGACCTGGCAATTCCAAGTTGCATCCTTATCCAAACACTATGCTGTTTACGTACCAGACTTTCTCTTTTTTGGCGGCTCCTTCACCGACAGTCCTAACCGATCGCTAGAGTTTCAAGCGGAGTGTTTAGCCGTGGGATTGGGGAAGCTCAGGGTGGAGAAGTGCGTGCTGGTTGGGTTCAGCTATGGTGGGATGGTGGCCTTTAAGATGGCGGAAATGTATCCTGATATGGTGCATGGCATGGTCATCTCTGGCGCCGTTGTGGCCATCAAAGAGTCCATCATTATGGAGATAGTGAACGGTGTTGGATTTTCTTCGTGTTCAGAGATGTTAATGCCATCCACTGTTGATGGAGTCAAGGGCCTTCTCTCTTTAGGGATTCACAAAAACATTTCATTCCCTAATCGATTTCACAACGACTTTCTCAAGGTTTGTGCTCAAGTTATTCAACAATaa
- the LOC107642877 gene encoding uncharacterized protein LOC107642877 has translation MVKLSLYNNSQSVVLLVANPVLHNKSKHFELNQHFIRDYVTQKKITIQHILSQDQISDMLIEPLSASNFLRLRAKIRVAKRDHISRVNVMFSNRKERCELLEALHISYKHINISIFSQRIHLLWGENDKIFKKELAHNMKELLGNKTTFEGIKNAGHLVHMERPCAFNTSLNHFLSSLLFPTPN, from the exons ATGGTTAAATTGAGTCTCTATAACAACAGCCAAAGTGTTGTACTACTGGTTGCTAATCCTGTACTGCACAACAAAAGCAAGCACTTTGAACTAAATCAACATTTTATCAGAGACTATGTTACGCAAAAGAAAATCACCATCCAGCATATTCTATCCCAAGATCAGATTTCTGACATGCTAATAGAGCCACTCTCAGCATCAAATTTTCTAAGGCTCAGAGCCAAAATCAGAGTAGCTAAAAGAGACCACATTAGCAGGGTTAAT GTGATGTTCAGCAACAGGAAAGAAAGATGTGAGCTCTTGGAGGCCTTACACATTAGCTACAAACACATCAACATTTCAATTTTTTCTCAG CGAATTCATCTTCTGTGGGGTGAGAATGATAAGATTTTCAAAAAGGAGCTTGCACACAATATGAAAGA GCTGCTGGGAAATAAGACAACATTTGAAGGCATAAAGAATGCTGGTCACCTGGTTCATATGGAGAGACCCTGTGCATTTAATACCTCTCTCAaccattttctttcttccctcTTATTCCCAACTCCCAATTAA